The Synechococcus sp. BL107 nucleotide sequence AGCTGACCGGTCACCTCAGAACGGATCGCATGTTTCACCTCAGAGAGGTTCAAAACCATGCCATCGGCGTCCAAGTCGCCCGCCATCGAAACAATCAACTCATAGTTGTGGCCATGACCTGGCGCGAAACTACAAGGACCAAAGCGAGCAGCATTGTCATCTGCTGATAACTCTGGCAACCAGTAACGATGGCTGGCACTAAAACAGGCTCGCCGCGTTATGACGCAAGAACGACCCTGGCCGTGCCGAGCAATCGACTTCGTTTCAGTCATGTGACATTCCGGCCGGAGAGCATCCTAATGAGCTAGCTGCATTTTCGAGCGATGACAGATCCCATTCTTTCTCTCAAAGAACGCTTAGGCGGACGCAGCATCTATCTCATCGGAATGATGGGGAGCGGAAAAACGAGTACTGGACGCCCCCTTGCGAAAAGACTGGGGTATGGCTTTGTTGATGCCGATGCTGTGATCGAACAGGTGGCCAACTGCACGATTCCGGAGATTTTTGAACGGGATGGGGAGGAAGGCTTCCGCTTGATCGAAAGCCAAGTGCTCAATGCGATCAGTCAGCGCCATTCCTTGGTGGTGGCTACAGGCGGGGGCGTGGTCACCAAACCAGAAAACTGGGGACAACTACACAGCGGCATCGTCGTTTGGC carries:
- a CDS encoding shikimate kinase, coding for MTDPILSLKERLGGRSIYLIGMMGSGKTSTGRPLAKRLGYGFVDADAVIEQVANCTIPEIFERDGEEGFRLIESQVLNAISQRHSLVVATGGGVVTKPENWGQLHSGIVVWLDVDRLQLIERLRGDATQRPLLQQPDPEAALDALLLQRRPLYDEADLTVVIQDETPDDVADGILQLLPTLIKDPSQQRER